In one window of Kosmotoga pacifica DNA:
- a CDS encoding Rqc2 family fibronectin-binding protein yields the protein MTFNGLLLHKVLKMLEKLCGLSLRQVYQSGKSSYYFKFSKGTMQISVDPVYPFVLFRHGHDRELGSESAFLKVLRMKLNGAVLVEVTQQGLDRVLDLSFHRKTPFGEIEIYHLFVELMGPGSNLILTDEKSKIIALLKKRITEKRTLLSGSRYEPPERSGLNIVGMDWRLYTEYLETIGYQIKKIRIQGFDGKSLNNFLQLLSIAGDGVLTVEETRRLFNALKELERTLSTPNIYLVNTYGKPWLSAFFVPGSQQLEITEAIDNLIENERKSMEFESERHRILKYLKKENIKIQRLLNKLNIEMRELSDYDRYRKMGELLIANLYRLKDKREVVNLKDWESGEEIRIKLDPRLSFSENARVFFKYYNRSKRKVQAVRKRIEKLEELLSYYEGLQEMFEMAQTREDLKALEIELHEAGILKKKKTTKRKTATKSGPKTFVFSGFTYIVGRSNIQNDEIRKQAAGEDLWFHARNIPGAHVILKTAGKKPGDREIRYGAYLAVLHSRGRMSGKADVDYTEVRNVWKPKGAHPGMVLYRNFRTVIVDLSEGDFDAESK from the coding sequence ATGACTTTTAATGGCCTTCTGTTGCATAAAGTGCTTAAAATGCTGGAGAAACTGTGCGGGCTTTCTTTGAGGCAGGTATATCAGAGTGGCAAGAGTAGTTATTATTTCAAATTTTCAAAGGGAACAATGCAGATTTCCGTCGATCCTGTGTATCCTTTCGTTCTCTTTCGCCATGGCCATGATAGAGAACTTGGGAGCGAATCAGCGTTTCTCAAGGTTTTGAGGATGAAATTGAATGGAGCAGTACTTGTTGAAGTAACTCAACAGGGGCTCGATAGAGTTCTGGATCTAAGTTTTCATAGGAAAACACCTTTTGGTGAAATAGAAATTTATCACCTCTTCGTAGAATTAATGGGACCGGGTTCAAACCTGATTCTCACTGACGAAAAATCGAAAATTATCGCTCTTCTGAAAAAAAGGATCACCGAAAAAAGAACCCTCCTCTCCGGTTCTCGTTATGAACCTCCGGAGAGAAGCGGTTTGAATATCGTGGGAATGGATTGGCGCTTATATACGGAATATCTTGAAACGATTGGATATCAGATAAAGAAAATCAGAATACAGGGATTTGATGGGAAAAGCCTGAATAACTTTCTTCAACTACTTTCCATAGCTGGAGATGGAGTTCTCACTGTCGAAGAGACAAGACGGCTTTTTAATGCTTTAAAAGAGCTCGAGCGAACATTAAGTACCCCCAATATTTATCTTGTGAACACTTATGGAAAACCATGGCTTTCCGCTTTTTTTGTTCCTGGCTCCCAACAGTTGGAAATTACAGAGGCAATCGACAACCTAATAGAAAATGAGAGAAAGAGCATGGAGTTTGAGAGCGAAAGACACAGGATTTTAAAGTATCTGAAGAAAGAAAACATAAAAATTCAAAGGTTGCTGAATAAACTCAACATAGAAATGAGAGAGCTATCAGATTATGATCGATACAGAAAAATGGGAGAGCTACTGATCGCAAATCTTTACAGGCTGAAAGACAAGAGAGAGGTTGTCAATTTGAAAGACTGGGAAAGTGGTGAAGAGATCCGGATAAAACTCGATCCTCGCCTGAGCTTTTCAGAAAATGCCAGAGTTTTCTTCAAGTATTACAACAGGTCAAAGCGAAAAGTCCAGGCCGTGCGAAAACGTATAGAAAAACTTGAAGAGCTACTCTCCTATTATGAGGGGCTTCAGGAAATGTTCGAAATGGCTCAAACCAGGGAAGATCTGAAAGCGCTGGAAATCGAGTTGCACGAAGCAGGTATCCTTAAAAAGAAAAAAACAACAAAAAGAAAGACAGCAACAAAGTCTGGACCAAAGACATTTGTTTTTAGTGGCTTTACCTACATAGTTGGTCGGAGTAATATCCAGAATGATGAGATAAGGAAGCAGGCGGCAGGTGAGGATCTGTGGTTTCACGCTCGCAATATTCCTGGTGCACATGTTATACTGAAAACAGCTGGAAAGAAGCCAGGTGATAGAGAAATCAGATATGGCGCCTATCTGGCTGTCCTTCATTCTAGAGGTAGGATGTCAGGGAAAGCAGATGTCGATTATACCGAAGTGAGAAACGTCTGGAAACCAAAAGGGGCACATCCGGGGATGGTTCTTTATCGGAATTTCAGGACAGTGATTGTCGACCTCAGTGAGGGGGACTTTGATGCTGAGAGTAAGTAG
- the ispE gene encoding 4-(cytidine 5'-diphospho)-2-C-methyl-D-erythritol kinase gives MADGRVVKINGKIYPKTLKAFAKVNLHLQVCGLKGNYHEIVTLFQTVSLSDELYIEPSLSPGVKFYSEPKLLWNEENTLYKACESFERLTHQRLSIRITLKKCIPFSGGLGGGSSDAGTLLRALGVLLKIPFRTIYKAACKVGSDVPFFLVGGTAIGLGRGERLIFPGDLEGYKVDLYFPGLGVSTPEAFAMIDKENHNEEQDISKAFELYRALKDGDFSKVASLSSNTFERVILRLEKIAKLYEEISRKKAIFHRLSGSGSTLFSLYEPESRDGNYNFVSSAEVKKLNDF, from the coding sequence ATGGCAGATGGAAGGGTGGTCAAGATTAACGGTAAGATATATCCTAAGACCCTGAAAGCTTTTGCAAAGGTTAATCTACATCTACAGGTCTGTGGTTTGAAGGGGAATTATCATGAAATTGTCACACTTTTTCAGACAGTATCATTATCTGATGAACTGTACATCGAACCCTCTCTTTCACCGGGGGTGAAGTTTTATTCAGAACCGAAACTGCTCTGGAATGAGGAGAACACCCTTTACAAAGCCTGTGAGAGTTTTGAAAGGTTAACACATCAAAGGCTTTCCATCAGGATAACATTAAAAAAGTGTATTCCGTTTTCAGGAGGACTCGGTGGAGGAAGCTCCGATGCAGGTACGCTATTAAGAGCCCTTGGTGTACTATTAAAAATACCTTTTAGAACGATTTACAAAGCTGCGTGTAAAGTTGGAAGTGATGTTCCCTTCTTTCTTGTTGGCGGAACAGCAATCGGTCTGGGCAGAGGAGAGAGATTGATCTTTCCGGGCGATCTCGAAGGGTACAAGGTGGATCTGTATTTCCCCGGGCTTGGAGTTTCTACACCGGAGGCCTTTGCGATGATCGATAAAGAGAACCACAATGAAGAGCAAGATATCAGTAAAGCATTTGAACTGTATAGAGCACTTAAAGATGGCGATTTTTCCAAAGTCGCCTCTCTTAGTAGTAACACTTTTGAAAGGGTAATATTGAGATTAGAAAAGATAGCGAAACTGTATGAAGAAATCTCCAGAAAGAAGGCGATATTTCACCGGCTTTCCGGTTCGGGGAGCACGTTGTTTAGTCTCTATGAACCGGAATCCAGGGATGGGAATTACAATTTTGTTAGCTCAGCAGAGGTGAAGAAACTAAATGACTTTTAA
- a CDS encoding NUDIX domain-containing protein, translating into MQSEHVLVVRTEYLKELLSFSGIKKIPLDILKKQVEKYGEFLPRELAENDERYRQLIPYIVLKDGKDFVLLKRTKKQGEKRLHNKFTIGIGGHINSEDGDHKNLWTTFEKGLQREFREEVDAKLKTLKYLGVINDLTTEVSRVHLGILYIAEVHFNGLNERDMFQVYRVKKEELHDFIWQMEGWSRLTVRYILRP; encoded by the coding sequence TTGCAATCAGAGCATGTCTTGGTAGTAAGAACAGAATATCTTAAAGAACTCCTCAGTTTTTCAGGTATAAAGAAAATCCCTCTCGATATCTTAAAGAAACAGGTAGAAAAATATGGGGAGTTTTTACCCAGAGAACTTGCGGAAAACGATGAGAGGTACAGACAGTTGATTCCCTATATCGTTCTCAAAGACGGTAAAGATTTCGTCCTTCTAAAGCGTACTAAAAAACAAGGGGAAAAGAGGCTTCACAACAAATTCACCATAGGTATTGGAGGTCATATAAATTCAGAGGATGGGGACCACAAAAACCTCTGGACAACCTTCGAAAAAGGTCTTCAAAGGGAATTTCGAGAAGAAGTAGATGCAAAACTCAAGACCCTAAAATACCTTGGTGTGATAAACGATCTCACCACGGAAGTATCGCGGGTACATCTGGGTATCCTGTACATTGCGGAAGTGCATTTCAATGGCCTGAATGAGCGAGATATGTTTCAGGTGTATAGGGTAAAGAAGGAGGAGTTACATGACTTTATATGGCAGATGGAAGGGTGGTCAAGATTAACGGTAAGATATATCCTAAGACCCTGA
- a CDS encoding CBS domain-containing protein produces the protein MKIITTRSRPDFDDLAACFAAKRLYADHEIVIEGKPEEKLERFINETAPHLFFFHKFEELELESVSSLIVVGTVSENQLPTALAPFLSRCKKILFDHLGTAASENWDKVISGNYGAAITLLCRELRDNNVKITTEEATFYAVALYRKTLNFSLFTTMPEDLNIGAWLLASGASLEKVLKYQKFSLNRDQRRHFQKLIDNTRTITIKGVEVGFSEIKLKTVPQGIFELIEKLWITLGYDNLIVFIRTSRDTFIAGRTRYREIDFSRIFSGARLSSYPNFTLAYYQEVDFDILKERIIKSLRENILSFVQVREIMSSPVRTVLSEMPVKEAARIMENTGHSGLPVIGNNRLVGLVTYDNVRKAIKHGLKNVPIKEIMQTNLVTIKATDSVSEAARKMVENGSGRILVLDKGILVGIVTKSDLMRGVLTKKSQEFETLRLETSKVTDLIERRLEPDVATMLRFLGIVGSEVNMPTYVVGGFVRDLLLDRKNYDIDIVVEGDARVFAKTFSRYFEVTCVEHKEFLTTSMFFRNGLRIDVATARTEYYEEPAVLPNVEVSTIKKDLYRRDFSINAMAIKLNQEEFGLLLDFFGCKNDLEKGIIRTLYPLSFVEDPTRILRAIRFEQRFNFKIENRTLELLKKHVSQNYLERVTGQRLRDELEKIIEEPDPLKAIKRMEELRVFEHLFPDSVVDDEALRMLDRYFRRKKSAKPKPVYILAMILLKNAPERSLDYVIKRYGFPRKFPDWIKRAVNISEKLKRTVQSGEQLTLRTFFYLLKKPEPEVLSFIDATLDDKASKLLHDYLERIERIKPRINGKLLIEKFGLKEGPEIRKILEELQLAKLEGLHTEEEEKFVKELLGSG, from the coding sequence TTGAAGATAATTACAACCCGTTCAAGACCGGATTTTGATGATCTAGCAGCGTGCTTCGCAGCCAAGAGGCTCTATGCAGATCATGAAATAGTTATCGAAGGTAAACCTGAAGAAAAACTCGAAAGGTTTATAAATGAAACTGCTCCACATCTTTTTTTCTTCCATAAATTTGAAGAACTGGAACTGGAGTCCGTTTCTTCACTGATTGTTGTCGGCACAGTGAGTGAAAATCAACTACCGACGGCCCTTGCCCCTTTTCTGAGTCGTTGTAAGAAGATATTGTTTGACCATTTAGGAACAGCTGCGTCAGAAAACTGGGATAAAGTTATTTCCGGAAACTACGGTGCTGCTATTACATTGCTGTGCAGGGAATTAAGGGACAATAACGTAAAAATAACAACTGAAGAAGCTACTTTTTACGCTGTAGCTTTGTATCGTAAAACACTAAATTTTTCTCTGTTCACAACGATGCCTGAGGATTTAAACATAGGGGCATGGTTACTAGCATCTGGTGCTTCGTTAGAAAAAGTGTTGAAGTATCAGAAATTCAGTCTAAATAGGGATCAACGCAGACACTTTCAGAAGCTCATTGACAATACTCGTACGATAACGATTAAAGGAGTCGAAGTTGGCTTCTCTGAGATCAAACTCAAAACCGTTCCTCAAGGTATCTTCGAGTTGATAGAAAAGTTATGGATCACATTGGGTTACGATAATCTTATAGTTTTCATTCGAACCAGTAGGGACACATTCATCGCTGGACGAACGAGGTACAGAGAAATAGATTTTTCTAGAATATTCTCTGGTGCTAGACTCAGTAGTTATCCCAATTTTACCCTCGCATATTACCAAGAAGTGGATTTTGACATATTAAAAGAAAGAATTATTAAATCGCTGAGAGAAAATATTCTGAGTTTTGTACAGGTTCGAGAAATCATGTCTTCGCCTGTACGTACAGTGCTTTCTGAGATGCCAGTGAAAGAAGCCGCTAGGATAATGGAGAACACGGGGCACAGCGGTCTACCGGTTATTGGAAACAACAGGCTCGTTGGACTGGTGACATACGATAACGTGAGAAAAGCCATTAAACATGGCCTTAAGAACGTACCTATAAAGGAAATTATGCAGACAAACCTTGTTACGATCAAAGCTACAGATTCCGTTAGCGAAGCCGCGAGAAAAATGGTGGAAAACGGTTCTGGAAGGATTCTCGTGCTCGACAAGGGCATTCTCGTTGGTATTGTCACAAAATCAGATTTGATGCGAGGTGTTTTAACAAAAAAGTCTCAAGAATTCGAAACATTGAGACTTGAAACTTCGAAAGTGACGGATCTTATTGAAAGAAGGCTCGAACCAGATGTTGCGACCATGCTACGCTTTCTTGGGATCGTTGGTAGTGAAGTTAATATGCCAACCTATGTGGTTGGTGGATTTGTGAGAGATCTTTTGCTCGACAGGAAGAATTACGATATCGATATCGTCGTTGAAGGAGATGCCAGAGTATTTGCAAAGACTTTCAGCAGGTACTTTGAAGTGACGTGTGTGGAACATAAGGAATTCCTCACTACATCGATGTTTTTTAGAAATGGATTGAGGATAGACGTTGCTACAGCTCGAACAGAATACTATGAAGAGCCTGCAGTTTTACCCAATGTTGAAGTGAGCACGATAAAAAAAGATCTCTACAGACGTGACTTTTCAATAAATGCAATGGCGATAAAGCTCAATCAGGAAGAATTCGGGCTTTTGCTTGACTTTTTCGGTTGTAAGAATGATCTTGAAAAGGGAATCATCAGAACGCTATACCCTCTGAGTTTTGTCGAAGATCCCACCAGGATACTACGGGCTATCCGTTTTGAACAACGCTTCAACTTCAAAATAGAAAATCGTACTCTCGAACTTCTCAAAAAACATGTTTCTCAAAACTATCTAGAAAGGGTAACCGGTCAAAGATTGAGAGATGAGCTCGAAAAAATAATAGAAGAACCAGATCCTTTGAAGGCTATTAAGAGAATGGAAGAGCTCCGAGTGTTCGAACACCTCTTCCCAGATAGTGTTGTCGACGATGAGGCTTTAAGAATGCTGGATAGGTACTTCAGAAGAAAAAAGAGTGCAAAGCCAAAGCCCGTCTACATATTAGCCATGATCCTACTCAAGAATGCCCCTGAAAGAAGTCTTGATTATGTTATCAAAAGATATGGTTTTCCGAGGAAATTCCCCGACTGGATAAAAAGGGCTGTGAACATTTCTGAAAAGTTGAAACGGACAGTCCAAAGCGGAGAACAATTGACACTGCGGACGTTTTTTTACCTTTTGAAAAAACCAGAACCCGAGGTGCTTAGCTTTATTGATGCCACTCTTGATGACAAAGCATCCAAGCTACTTCATGATTACCTTGAACGCATTGAAAGAATCAAACCTCGTATCAACGGAAAACTCCTGATCGAAAAATTCGGTCTCAAAGAGGGACCTGAAATAAGAAAGATACTTGAAGAACTTCAGCTGGCGAAACTCGAAGGTTTACACACTGAGGAAGAAGAGAAGTTTGTTAAAGAGCTTCTGGGGAGTGGATAA
- a CDS encoding sigma-54-dependent transcriptional regulator produces the protein MIKKILVVDDDLAFNEMLCEALKDEGYEPQGVTTLKEARERLYSDSFHCVLLDLRLPDGDGMELVETASSLSAVVVMSAHGNIDSAVRAVKKGAFNFLEKPFDLNHALIEIERAIDYRDLELENEELSKLTGDKFHVDLIGESPSVVRIKKMMESIAGKKISILIEGESGTGKEVVARLIHKLSGRKRFVALNCAAIPENLFESELFGHEKGAFTGAVTSKKGLVEEADGGTLFLDEISEMPLNLQPKLLRFIENNSFKRLGGASEKTVNVRLICATNRKLAEEVKEGKFRADLYYRLNVVKIELPPLRERKEDIPLLVKHFVPVLQKEVGLNRRIDISPDFMDMLLHYDWPGNVRELRNTLLSVIAIHDDIERLEAWMLPENILEAVSERRNLPEEPSLEELEKEYTENLLKKYKGNKTRVARALGISKSTLYTKLKRWGLD, from the coding sequence ATGATAAAGAAGATCCTCGTCGTCGATGACGATCTTGCATTCAACGAAATGCTCTGTGAAGCCTTGAAGGATGAGGGCTATGAACCACAGGGTGTTACAACGTTAAAAGAAGCTAGGGAAAGACTATACAGTGATTCTTTTCATTGTGTTTTACTCGATTTGAGACTCCCCGATGGAGATGGTATGGAGCTCGTGGAAACTGCTAGTTCCCTTTCCGCCGTTGTTGTCATGTCAGCTCATGGAAACATAGACAGTGCAGTCAGAGCTGTAAAGAAGGGAGCTTTCAATTTTCTCGAAAAACCCTTTGACCTTAACCATGCTTTGATCGAAATAGAGCGGGCGATTGATTATAGGGATTTAGAACTGGAAAACGAAGAACTGTCGAAATTGACTGGCGATAAGTTTCATGTAGACTTGATTGGAGAAAGTCCTTCCGTTGTCCGGATCAAAAAAATGATGGAATCTATTGCGGGGAAAAAAATATCCATTCTTATTGAAGGTGAGAGCGGAACTGGAAAAGAAGTCGTGGCACGCCTGATTCACAAGTTGAGTGGTAGGAAAAGATTTGTTGCTCTAAATTGCGCGGCAATACCAGAAAATCTTTTTGAATCAGAACTGTTCGGGCATGAGAAAGGTGCTTTTACGGGAGCGGTTACATCTAAAAAGGGGCTCGTTGAAGAGGCTGATGGCGGGACCCTCTTTCTTGATGAAATCTCTGAAATGCCCCTTAATCTCCAGCCAAAACTGCTGAGATTCATAGAAAACAATTCTTTTAAAAGACTTGGAGGGGCATCTGAAAAGACAGTCAATGTAAGGTTGATATGTGCAACTAACAGAAAACTCGCGGAAGAAGTAAAAGAAGGTAAATTCAGAGCTGATCTTTATTATCGTCTGAATGTGGTTAAAATTGAATTACCACCGTTGAGGGAACGCAAAGAGGACATACCATTGCTTGTGAAACATTTTGTGCCGGTTTTACAAAAGGAAGTAGGATTAAATAGAAGAATTGACATTTCTCCCGATTTCATGGACATGTTATTACATTACGACTGGCCTGGCAATGTGAGAGAACTTAGGAACACGCTTCTGTCGGTAATAGCGATCCACGATGATATCGAGCGTCTGGAAGCATGGATGCTACCAGAAAATATTTTAGAAGCCGTTTCTGAGAGAAGAAATTTGCCTGAAGAACCGTCGCTGGAAGAACTAGAAAAGGAGTATACAGAAAACCTTCTTAAGAAATATAAAGGCAACAAAACAAGGGTAGCCCGGGCTCTCGGAATAAGTAAAAGTACCCTTTACACGAAATTGAAGAGGTGGGGTCTCGATTGA
- a CDS encoding sensor histidine kinase: MDLGEVSPSFLKKFKEFASNDCVKKAAIVFAVWLVSIILLDFSLSTVIICVVLIGIYCKDAKKRDEYVKGLLNAINSGKRPDNVSGPLNGVFLAHRNILRQIERERDFYKERYENFVSLVNSFELPIVLIDSTGEIRFYNKAFKNCFNGGKEIGNERIFSLLRRNGLKVPIKRGNFQVFSRRQNKRYMVVVEGGEKGEFSMIFTDITARWKTEKLLEKTMRYAVSAETVADLAHGLKQPLANLQLAFDLYRRTGKDQNLQRLEKELRSLKEKIYGVLQIYHYGEEPQDVDLLRVLDRVVKYLKPIADAKGVELQLIAACQHTVVKVQERRLENVIKNIVVNAIEAIVKDKGKVVLKLRNEKEGIILLIGDNGMGMSKTVFEKAFKAFFTTKENGTGLGLTLTKSFCEDNDVSFRMWSKEGKGTVIRLMFKR; encoded by the coding sequence TTGGACTTAGGGGAGGTGAGCCCATCGTTCTTAAAAAAGTTTAAGGAGTTCGCGAGTAACGATTGTGTCAAAAAGGCAGCAATTGTCTTCGCTGTTTGGTTGGTTTCAATTATCTTACTCGATTTTTCTTTGAGCACTGTTATCATTTGTGTTGTTCTGATAGGCATTTATTGCAAAGATGCTAAAAAGCGTGATGAATACGTGAAAGGACTTCTCAATGCCATCAACTCAGGAAAGAGACCCGATAACGTTTCCGGGCCTCTAAATGGTGTTTTTCTTGCCCACAGGAATATTCTCAGGCAGATAGAGCGGGAAAGGGATTTTTACAAGGAGCGTTACGAGAATTTTGTCAGCCTTGTAAACTCTTTCGAATTGCCAATTGTTCTTATAGACAGTACGGGCGAGATCAGGTTTTACAATAAGGCTTTCAAAAATTGTTTCAATGGCGGAAAGGAAATTGGGAACGAAAGAATTTTTAGCCTATTGCGAAGAAACGGTCTTAAGGTTCCAATCAAAAGGGGAAATTTTCAAGTCTTCTCCAGAAGGCAGAACAAGCGTTACATGGTGGTTGTAGAAGGGGGAGAAAAGGGCGAATTTTCTATGATATTTACCGACATAACAGCGCGCTGGAAAACCGAGAAATTATTGGAAAAAACAATGCGTTACGCTGTTAGTGCTGAAACGGTAGCGGACCTCGCCCACGGACTGAAACAACCACTGGCGAACCTTCAGTTGGCTTTTGACCTGTACAGACGAACGGGCAAAGATCAAAATCTTCAACGCTTGGAGAAAGAGCTACGGTCTCTAAAAGAGAAGATATATGGAGTTTTACAGATATACCATTACGGCGAGGAGCCACAGGACGTTGATTTGTTGAGAGTTCTAGATAGAGTTGTTAAGTATTTAAAACCCATTGCCGATGCGAAGGGAGTTGAATTACAGTTAATTGCGGCTTGTCAGCACACCGTTGTGAAAGTACAGGAGAGACGTTTGGAGAATGTTATCAAGAATATCGTTGTCAACGCAATCGAAGCCATAGTCAAAGACAAAGGAAAGGTGGTTTTAAAACTTCGAAATGAGAAAGAGGGCATTATACTCTTAATTGGCGATAACGGCATGGGGATGAGTAAAACAGTTTTTGAAAAGGCTTTCAAAGCATTTTTTACTACAAAAGAAAACGGTACTGGTCTTGGTCTTACGCTGACGAAGAGCTTCTGTGAAGATAACGATGTTTCTTTCAGGATGTGGAGCAAGGAAGGTAAAGGGACGGTTATAAGATTGATGTTTAAGAGGTGA
- a CDS encoding SAM hydrolase/SAM-dependent halogenase family protein encodes MIAFLSDWGYESYYVGVAKAVMKSITPSVDILDITHGIEPFNIRMGAYILQRASQNFPPDTIFLAVVDPGVGTSRKAIAIRTKSGRIFVGPDNGIFTFVCEEYGVSEVRELDNRKFHYGNSASFHGRDIFAAVAAHLANGVPFSKIGSLLMSYEVLKFWKACIDETGVIKGEVAFTDSFGNIETNIPGSLVKGLFDFDEKVIISVERKKFEGYFGRTYFDVKRGAILVHEDSSGYLEIAVNEGDASRVLGLRGGEPIVLKKV; translated from the coding sequence GTGATCGCTTTTCTTTCAGACTGGGGATACGAAAGTTATTATGTTGGAGTGGCTAAAGCAGTGATGAAAAGCATAACTCCTTCTGTGGATATTCTTGATATTACTCACGGAATAGAACCCTTTAATATCAGAATGGGAGCCTACATTTTACAGAGGGCATCCCAGAATTTTCCACCTGATACGATCTTTCTTGCTGTAGTGGATCCGGGTGTTGGGACATCTCGAAAAGCTATCGCTATAAGGACTAAATCCGGCAGGATCTTTGTGGGTCCAGACAATGGAATATTCACTTTTGTTTGTGAAGAATATGGAGTAAGTGAGGTCAGAGAGCTTGACAACAGGAAATTTCATTATGGAAATTCGGCTTCCTTTCATGGTAGAGACATCTTCGCCGCTGTAGCAGCACATCTAGCTAATGGTGTTCCTTTCTCTAAAATAGGTAGCCTTTTGATGAGTTATGAAGTCTTGAAATTCTGGAAGGCGTGTATAGATGAAACGGGCGTTATAAAGGGTGAAGTCGCGTTCACGGATAGCTTTGGTAACATAGAAACAAATATTCCCGGTTCTCTTGTTAAGGGACTTTTCGACTTTGATGAAAAGGTCATTATAAGTGTTGAAAGAAAAAAATTCGAAGGGTATTTCGGCAGAACGTATTTCGATGTGAAACGTGGCGCCATTCTGGTACATGAAGATAGTAGTGGTTACCTCGAGATTGCCGTGAACGAAGGCGATGCTTCCAGGGTTCTTGGACTTAGGGGAGGTGAGCCCATCGTTCTTAAAAAAGTTTAA
- a CDS encoding GIY-YIG nuclease family protein — protein MDKGSYVLLIKVDKRLEVKTMARSFEIFPGYYCYIGSAMGTLSGRIGRHLKGAKKRFWHIDFLLTEARIVLAILVPSSIKTEERISRLFAKFGEAVEHFGASDCDTSSNLYQIKKENFFKALESVFEHMGVFK, from the coding sequence ATGGACAAAGGTAGTTATGTTCTCTTGATTAAAGTCGATAAGAGACTCGAAGTTAAAACAATGGCGAGATCCTTTGAAATCTTCCCTGGTTATTATTGTTATATAGGTTCTGCCATGGGAACTTTGTCAGGTCGTATTGGAAGACATTTGAAAGGAGCCAAAAAGAGATTCTGGCACATAGATTTCCTTTTAACGGAAGCCAGGATCGTTTTAGCGATTCTTGTGCCTTCCAGCATAAAAACTGAGGAAAGGATCTCCCGGCTTTTTGCAAAATTTGGAGAAGCTGTAGAGCACTTTGGAGCTTCGGATTGCGATACAAGTTCGAACCTTTATCAGATCAAAAAAGAAAACTTTTTTAAAGCGCTGGAAAGTGTTTTTGAGCATATGGGGGTGTTTAAGTGA
- a CDS encoding alanine/ornithine racemase family PLP-dependent enzyme: protein MAFVEVYLDRIYHNAAFLNNLCAKKGIGVVGVTKVTCGDPAVARSLNKASIKIIGESRIENIERMKKAGIDSEFMLLRPPERSKIKEALELADYFLVSDLAILEAFVAADIETEVHGYIYMVDTGDLREGVWYREAEDELKEALKIARDKLLGIGTNLGCYGGVIATPEKFQILIDLSERLKRFTGFQLKILSAGNTASLPLVEYGTIPEGINQFRLGESIVCGTDVTNNRIVPGTRQDTFILHGEIIELKRKPSVPEGEIGQDAFGRKPHFEDRGVRLRAILDLGEQDVLPSGLIPLEQGIEVLHASSDHLIVDLTECPKEFRVGDTLSFRMSYGALLRVMTSKYVRKEYIHELQKGQSR from the coding sequence ATGGCATTCGTTGAAGTTTACCTTGACAGGATTTACCATAACGCTGCTTTTCTCAACAACCTTTGTGCAAAAAAAGGCATCGGAGTAGTCGGTGTAACAAAGGTAACCTGTGGTGACCCCGCTGTTGCTAGAAGTCTGAATAAGGCAAGCATCAAGATTATTGGTGAATCCAGGATAGAGAATATTGAGAGAATGAAAAAGGCGGGAATCGATTCCGAATTCATGCTTTTAAGACCTCCTGAACGCTCTAAGATAAAGGAGGCACTGGAACTGGCAGATTATTTTTTAGTTTCAGATTTGGCAATCTTAGAGGCGTTTGTCGCTGCAGACATCGAGACAGAAGTTCACGGTTACATATATATGGTGGATACCGGCGACCTACGAGAAGGCGTCTGGTATAGAGAAGCCGAGGATGAACTCAAAGAGGCATTAAAAATTGCCAGAGATAAACTCCTCGGGATTGGCACAAACCTTGGTTGTTATGGAGGAGTTATTGCAACTCCTGAAAAATTTCAGATACTTATAGACCTTTCTGAAAGATTGAAAAGGTTCACAGGCTTTCAGCTCAAAATTCTTTCAGCCGGAAATACCGCATCCCTTCCACTCGTGGAATATGGCACCATCCCGGAGGGCATCAACCAGTTCCGGCTGGGTGAGTCCATTGTGTGTGGTACCGATGTCACGAACAACAGGATCGTTCCTGGAACGAGGCAAGATACTTTCATTCTACATGGCGAAATTATAGAACTGAAGCGCAAACCTTCGGTTCCAGAGGGTGAGATAGGTCAGGACGCCTTCGGTAGGAAACCACATTTTGAAGATCGGGGTGTTAGATTGAGAGCCATTCTAGATCTCGGTGAGCAGGATGTTCTTCCCTCTGGGCTTATACCTTTAGAACAGGGAATTGAGGTACTGCACGCTTCAAGTGATCACCTCATTGTTGATCTAACGGAGTGTCCGAAAGAGTTTAGAGTCGGGGATACACTATCTTTCAGAATGTCTTATGGGGCTTTGTTGAGAGTGATGACTTCAAAATATGTGAGAAAGGAGTACATACATGAACTTCAGAAAGGTCAGTCCCGATGA